A genomic window from Sparus aurata chromosome 4, fSpaAur1.1, whole genome shotgun sequence includes:
- the LOC115580839 gene encoding uncharacterized protein LOC115580839: MIMAALGSEVAGSWFLSSSGVVGFFILLLLLSIFLTALCSDCGRRSFDLRDPVDRNPSSLIRVVKLEEALGARENPMINEIQNDEKGDAASFTPWRNHLGAPQNHQVAQTNGSTAVIKTTGGSETSGDENPVSFTPWRSHLGAPQSQGLNSSAPQEHIYSVIGGERGDADTSSPPSNQEPGEERSARSGAALDLNDRNSMYARVSRKERQATPPVHTPKEMKVEEEEEEEESPPLPDRRTQLEG, encoded by the exons A tgatCATGGCGGCGTTGGGGTCAGAGGTCGCGGGTTCGTGGTTCCTGTCGTCGTCGGGAGTCGTTGgtttcttcatcctcctcctcctcctctccatcttcctcacAGCTCTCTGCAGTGACTGCGGGAG aCGTTCGTTCGACCTGCGAGATCCTGTGGACAGAAATCCCTCCAGTCTCATCAGAGTG gtgaagcTGGAGGAGGCGTTGGGGGCGAGAGAGAATCCGATGATCAACGAGATCCAGAACGATGAAAAAG GCGACGCAGCGTCCTTCACTCCCTGGAGGAACCACCTGGGGGCGCCACAGAACCACCAGG tggCTCAGACCAATGGCAGCACGGCGGTGATAAAGACGACGGGTGGATCTGAAACTTCTGGAG atgAGAACCCGGTCTCGTTCACTCCCTGGAGGAGCCACCTGGGGGCGCCACAGAGTCAAG GTCTGAACAGCTCCGCCCCTCAGGAGCACATCTACAGCGTCATTGGAGGAGAGCGGGGCGATGCTGACACATCATCACCACCGTCCAATCAAGAGCCGGGGGAGGAGCGCAGCGCTCGCTCTGGAGCGGCGCTCGATTTGAACGACAGGAATTCAATGTACGCACGAGTCAGCAGGAAGGAGAGACAGGCCACGCCCCCTGTCCATACACCTAAGGagatgaaggtggaggaggaggaggaggaggaggagtctcCTCCGCTGCCTGACAGGAGGACACAGCTGGAGggatga
- the LOC115580838 gene encoding membrane progestin receptor beta-like: MPRVSFAPPSLCLALPPLLDRLLPSLPPTVRDADVPPLFRERFIRSGYRPVGLSWRCYVLSLFQIHNETLNVWSHLLAAVCVVMRFLTFAVLQGGGILGFRLQGPEGQGFSVDVSSLPLVLYVLSAVTYLSCSAAAHLLQSHSEQAHYSLFFLDYVGVAVYQYGSALALCLYSSDTTWTQSMLGQVFLPAAALLAWLSCTACCCAKLRFRRPYPLHRKLCQVVPMGVAYLLDISPVAHRLLTCSWTSSAALPLHFLQVLLFLLSAFFFSCPIPERFSPGSFDIVGHGHQLFHILLSFCTLAQQEALFHDFLWRRPALVREFGEQHLLLACASFPCLTLCCAMTALVMRRRAQAQLMKEQR; this comes from the exons ATGCCTCGGGTGTCGTTcgcccctccctctctgtgccTCGCCCTGCCCCCCCTGCTGGAccgcctcctcccctccctcccccccaccGTGCGAGACGCAGACGTCCCTCCTCTGTTTCGGGAGCGGTTCATCCGGTCCGGGTACCGCCCGGTGGGCCTGTCGTGGCGCTGTTACGTCCTCAGCCTCTTCCAGATCCACAACGAGACTCTGAACGTGTGGAGCCACCTGCTGGCCGCCGTCTGCGTGGTGATGAGGTTCCTGACGTTCGCCGTCCTGCAGGGAGGG GGGATCCTGGGGTTCCGGCTGCAGGGTCCTGAAGGTCAGGGGTTTTCTGTCGACGTGTCCTCGCTGCCTCTGGTCCTCTACGTCCTCTCTGCCGTCACATACCTGAGCTGCAg TGCCGCAGCTCACCTGTTGCAGTCTCACTCGGAGCAGGCGCATTACTCGCTCTTCTTCCTGGACTACGTGGGCGTGGCCGTCTATCAGTACGGCAGCGCTCTGGCTCTGTGCCTGTACAGCTCCGACACCACCTGGACACAAAGCATGCTGGGACAG GTGTTCCTCCCGGCCGCCGCCCTCCTCGCCTGGCTCTCCTGCACCGCCTGCTGTTGTGCCAAGCTTCGTTTCCGGCGGCCGTACCCGCTGCACAGGAAGCTCTGCCAGGTGGTGCCGATGGGCGTGGCCTACCTGCTGGACATCAGCCCCGTGGCCCACCGCCTCCTCACCTGCAGCTGGACCAGCAGCGCTGCACTGCCGCTGCActtcctgcag GTGCTGCTGTTCCTGCTGTcagccttcttcttctcttgtccGATTCCGGAGCGTTTCTCGCCCGGCAGCTTTGACATCGTCGGTCACGGCCACCAGCTCTTCCACATCCTGCTGTCCTTCTGCACTCTGGCCCAGCAGGAGGCGCTGTTCCACGACTTTCTGTGGCGGCGGCCGGCGCTGGTCAGGGAGTTCGGGGAGCAGCACCTCCTGCTGGCCTGCGCCTCCTTCCCCTGCCTGACGCTCTGCTGCGCCATGACGGCGCTCGTCATGAGGAGGCGAGCTCAGGCTCAGCTGATGAAAGAGCAaagatag
- the il17a/f2 gene encoding interleukin 17a/f2, protein MRLTHGVFTLLICGSVLWVVSSAAKLKAPPGCDSMLAFSSEVSSLSEGNGNIHSRSLSAWSWRSSTVKNRIPSTLWEAECSSSFCSSPNPGHKDGHNLNSVPVYQDVLVLNRQDGKRCYTASYQSVAVGCTCVWAQTSTN, encoded by the exons ATGAGGCTGACACACGGCGTCTTCACTCTGCTG ataTGTGGCAGTGTATTGTGGGTAGTCTCCTCCGCCGCCAAGCTTAAAGCTCCTCCCGGCTGTGACTCCATGTTGGCGTTCTCCTCAGAGGTCTCCTCCTTGTCTGAAGGAAACGGGAACATCCACAGCAGATCTCTGTCTGCGTGGAGCTGGAG GTCGTCCACGGTGAAGAACCGGATCCCGTCCACCCTCTGGGAGGCcgagtgcagcagcagcttctgctCCAGTCCAAACCCGGGACACAAAGACGGACACAACCTGAACTCAGTCCCCGTCTACCAGGACGTCCTGGTGCTGAACCGGCAGGACGGGAAACGCTGCTACACCGCGTCGTACCAATCTGTGGCCGTCGGCTGCACCTGCGTCTGGGCCCAAACCAGCACGAACTGA